From Flavobacteriales bacterium, one genomic window encodes:
- the bshA gene encoding N-acetyl-alpha-D-glucosaminyl L-malate synthase BshA, with protein sequence MKIGIVCYPTLGGSGIVATELGIALAERGYEVHLISYKKPVKFNDSKENLYYHEVEISTYPLFDYSPYEVVLASKLVDVVKSQNLDLLHVHYAIPHASAAFLAKTILKAEGIDIPYITTLHGTDITLVGRDNSFRSVITFSINSSDAVTAVSESLKRDTLNTFEITNEIEVVHNFICPQDYGVGNLSEVNRSEFASGKEKIITHISNFRKVKRIPDVLKVFRGILKSMP encoded by the coding sequence ATGAAAATCGGTATTGTTTGCTATCCCACCCTAGGTGGAAGTGGAATTGTCGCTACAGAGTTGGGTATTGCTTTGGCTGAGAGAGGGTATGAAGTACACTTGATATCGTACAAAAAGCCAGTTAAGTTCAACGATTCTAAAGAAAACCTTTATTACCACGAAGTAGAGATTTCAACATATCCACTGTTCGATTATTCCCCTTATGAAGTTGTTTTGGCGAGTAAATTGGTTGATGTTGTGAAATCACAAAACCTCGATTTACTTCATGTTCATTACGCTATACCACACGCTTCTGCAGCCTTTTTGGCAAAGACAATATTGAAAGCTGAAGGGATAGATATTCCATATATCACTACCCTACATGGAACAGACATTACCTTAGTTGGTAGAGATAATTCTTTTAGAAGTGTAATTACCTTTTCGATAAACTCTTCGGATGCGGTAACAGCTGTTTCGGAAAGTTTAAAGCGTGACACGTTAAATACATTCGAAATAACCAATGAGATTGAAGTAGTTCATAATTTTATATGCCCGCAAGACTATGGTGTTGGAAATTTAAGTGAAGTAAATCGATCTGAATTTGCCTCTGGTAAAGAAAAAATCATAACACACATATCTAATTTCAGAAAAGTAAAAAGGATTCCAGATGTGTTAAAGGTGTTCAGGGGTATCTTGAAATCGATGCCT